The proteins below are encoded in one region of Engraulis encrasicolus isolate BLACKSEA-1 chromosome 1, IST_EnEncr_1.0, whole genome shotgun sequence:
- the mb gene encoding myoglobin: protein MADYDLVLKCWGAVEADYNTHGGEVLTRLFKEHPDTQQLFPKFVGIAQGDLAGNAAVAAHGATVLKKLGDLLKAKGSHADILKPMATTHAQKHKIGLANFGLITEVIAKVMAEKDGLDAAGQDALRKIMGAVTNDIGATYKELGFSG from the exons ATGGCTGACTATGACCTGGTCCTGAAGTGCTGGGGAGCTGTGGAGGCCGACTACAACACGCATGGAGGAGAGGTGCTGACACG TCTGTTCAAGGAACACCCCGACACCCAGCAGCTGTTCCCCAAGTTCGTGGGCATCGCCCAGGGCGACCTGGCGGGCAACGCGGCCGTGGCGGCCCATGGTGCCACCGTGCTGAAGAAGCTGGGAGACCTGCTGAAGGCCAAGGGCAGCCACGCCGATATCCTCAAGCCTATGGCCACCACACACGCCCAGAAGCACAAGATCGGACTCGCCAACTTTGGG CTGATCACTGAGGTCATTGCGAAGGTGATGGCGGAGAAGGATGGTCTGGACGCGGCCGGACAGGACGCCTTGAGGAAGATCATGGGTGCGGTCACCAACGACATCGGGGCCACCTACAAAGAACTCGGCTTCTCCGGATGA
- the pane1 gene encoding centromere protein M, with amino-acid sequence MQPTSERLVGKATTKTTTMLKPFRKTPALNEANLLLVENEEQLQCKLADLILQNEKDGFNIKVRLARQLPLPVDGEDSRPRIDLVVFIVNLMSERSLQSVEKSIKCLDPAFFLGKVCFLVTGARCLSVSKDNLLTVRKMAALLHCPLLFAEDQTSEGVTTVAVRLLSMLKVAAGLVPMATGLQLNTLAHCVMPTDMEEIDLLS; translated from the exons ATGCAGCCAACGAGTGAAAGATTGGTAGGTAAAGCGACCACCAAGACGACAACAATGCTGAAACCTTTTAGAAAAACCCCAGCGCTGAACGAGGCGAATTTGCTG CTGGTGGAAAACGAGGAGCAGCTTCAGTGCAAGTTGGCTGATCTTATCCTGCAAAATGAGAAGGATGGCTTCAACATCAAAGT ACGGCTGGCTCGACAACTCCCGTTGCCTGTGGATGGGGAAGACAGTCGTCCACGGATTGACCTCGTTGTGTTCATTGTGAACCTAATGTCTGAGCGCAG CTTGCAGTCTGTAGAAAAGTCAATCAAATGTCTGGACCCTGCATTCTTCCTGGGCAAGGTGTGCTTTCTGGTGACTGGAG CTCGATGCTTGTCGGTCTCCAAGGATAACCTGTTGACGGTCAGGAAAATGGCTGCATTGTTGCACTGTCCCTTGCTGTTTGCTGAGGATCAG ACGAGTGAAGGGGTGACCACCGTGGCGGTTAGACTACTGAGCATGCTCAAAGTGGCGGCAGGTCTGGTGCCCATGGCAACAGGTCTTCAGCTGAACACCCTGGCCCACTGTGTCATGCCCACGGACATGGAGGAGATCGACCTACTGTCCTGA
- the smdt1b gene encoding single-pass membrane protein with aspartate-rich tail 1b translates to MASAVRFSRLFLAKNTLAQTCRSGPVCEGATRVMLTRSMVSSASGGILPKPVKVPFGLIRMTAVVVPFLYVGTLISKNFAALLEEHDIFVPSDDDDDD, encoded by the exons ATGGCATCTGCCGTCAGATTCAGTCGTTTGTTTCTCGCCAAAAACACCTTGGCGCAAACTTGCAGGAGTGGACCAGTGTGTGAGGGGGCTACCAGAGTAATGCTAACTCGAAGTATGGTTTCCTCGGCGTCAGGGGGGATTTTACCCAAACCTGTGaag GTTCCCTTTGGTTTGATCCGTATGACAGCTGTGGTTGTCCCCTTCCTGTATGTGGGTACGCTGATCAGCAAGAATTTCGCTGCCCTGTTGGAAGAGCACGACATATTCGTTCCTTcggatgatgacgacgacgactaA